The following are encoded together in the Montipora foliosa isolate CH-2021 chromosome 12, ASM3666993v2, whole genome shotgun sequence genome:
- the LOC137980576 gene encoding growth hormone secretagogue receptor type 1-like has translation MEGNHTECKLQLGFEGEILGSICHSCLAIGGSVGNVLLILVIIRTQSIKTVCGLLISNVAVADLVVTSVVMPIIVFALIQGFFPQLCLFIPVMTFAVMAALFSATASILTLTTLSIDRCFAICDPLKHKIWVTFTKVKILIAIIWIISLVLPITETINPGLLRASSILQTVGVGLCYVAIIISGIFTIRKVRKSSLHISALHNNQGRNSMNADLHQRNKQVAKTVAWVILLFSLCWLPISVVVSLDYSRSNDRKLYFWCGTLGLANSVVTPWVYFYRQANYRQALKKLMGWVQDK, from the coding sequence ATGGAAGGAAACCACACTGAATGCAAATTGCAACTCGGATTCGAAGGCGAGATATTAGGCAGTATTTGTCATTCATGTCTCGCTATTGGTGGATCAGTGGGCAACGTTCTTCTTATTCTTGTCATTATTCGGACACAAAGCATAAAGACTGTTTGTGGATTGCTGATATCAAACGTAGCAGTAGCCGACCTTGTGGTAACCTCAGTGGTAATGCCGATCattgtttttgctttaattCAAGGTTTCTTTCCTCAGCTTTGCTTATTTATTCCTGTCATGACCTTTGCAGTGATGGCAGCGTTGTTTTCTGCCACAGCTTCGATTTTAACGCTTACAACGCTTAGCATAGATCGTTGCTTCGCCATCTGCGATCCTCTCAAACACAAGATCTGGGTCACTTTTACAAAAGTCAAGATACTTATCGCCATAATATGGATTATTTCTCTGGTTCTTCCAATAACGGAAACGATAAATCCGGGGCTGTTACGTGCGTCAAGTATCCTCCAAACGGTAGGAGTTGGGCTGTGTTACGTTGCTATCATTATAAGCGGCATATTTACCATCCGAAAAGTTCGCAAAAGTTCCCTACATATCAGTGCTTTACACAATAACCAGGGACGAAACAGCATGAATGCCGATTTGCATCAAAGAAACAAGCAAGTTGCTAAGACCGTTGCTTGGGTGATCTTGCTATTTTCATTGTGTTGGCTTCCCATCTCGGTGGTTGTTAGCCTTGACTATTCAAGAAGTAATGatcgaaaattatatttttggtgCGGAACTTTGGGGCTTGCTAACTCTGTTGTAACTCCTTGGGTGTATTTCTACAGGCAAGCAAACTATCGTCAGGCTTTGAAAAAGTTGATGGGGTGGGTACAAGACAAGTAA
- the LOC137979649 gene encoding chromo domain-containing protein cec-1-like has protein sequence MMNIPGADAETQSVETQSVAKSLENVPMDWTNGHDVVLCREVLVVDPFQAKKKTIQTAKLWQTVANNLIVLDHPKFKSTLSKRSVQDRCMLLCDKHKKKVRAELAATGISPPHTELDDLLEEIIQKDELSEETRKDEGGEQKKKKDDDKLKAIDMRKKAMESLGETSKRVKEADDVPEENRVVKRRRSGGSETVQFLKEKNEKELEMRQSELELQREIQGNEKKRYDALMQMMIHQQQQQQQMQQQFQMMMTQQTNLIMTFIQKLNKS, from the exons ATGATGAACATCCCTGGTGCAGACGCCGAGACACAAAGTGTCGAGACACAAAGTGTCGCGAAAAGCCTAGA AAATGTACCAATGGATTGGACAAATGGGCATGATGTTGTCCTCTGCCGAGAAGTACTGGTTGTTGACCCCTTTCAAgctaaaaaaaagacaatacaAACGGCTAAACTCTGGCAGACTGTCGCGAACAACCTTATTGTGCTTGACCACCCCAAATTCAAATCAACTTTAAGTAAGAGATCTGTTCAAGATCGTTGTATGTTGCTTTGCGATAAGCACAAAAAAAAGGTGAGAGCAGAGCTAGCAGCAACAGGTATCTCTCCTCCTCACACTGAGCTGGACGACCTACTAGAAGAAATTATACAAAAAGACGAGCTCAGCGAAGAAACGAGAAAGGATGAag GAGgagaacagaaaaagaaaaaagatgatGATAAACTAAAAGCCATTGATATGAGAAAGAAGGCAATGGAATCATTAGGGGAGACATCAAAAAGAGTGAAAGAAGCAGATGATGTTCCAGAGGAGAATAGAGTTGTGAAGAGACGAAGATCAGGAGGTTCGGAAACCGTACAatttctaaaagaaaaaaatgagaaagaGTTGGAAATGAGACAAAGTGAGCTGGAGTTACAAAGAGAGATACAGGGGAACGAGAAAAAAAGATATGATGCTCTAATGCAGATGATGATACatcaacagcaacaacagcagcaaatGCAACAACAATTTCAAATGATGATGACCCAACAGACAAACCTAATTATGACTTTCATTCAAAAGTTAAATAAGTCATAA
- the LOC137979479 gene encoding growth hormone secretagogue receptor type 1-like produces the protein MKENHTECKLQLGFEGEILGSICHSCLAIGGSLGNVLLILAIIRTQSIKTVCGLLISNVAVADLVVTSVVMPIIVFALIQGFFPQLCLFIPVMTFAVMAALFSATASILTLTTLSIDRCFAICDPLKHKIWVTFTKVKILIAIIWIISLVLPITETINPGLLRASSILQTVGVGLCYVAIIISGIFTIRKVCKSSLHMSALHNNQGRNNMNADLYQRNKQVAKTVAWVILLFSLCWLPISVVVSIDYSRSNDRKLYFWCGTLGLANSVVTPWVYFYRQANYRQALKKLMGWV, from the coding sequence ATGAAAGAAAACCATACTGAATGCAAATTGCAACTCGGATTCGAAGGCGAGATATTAGGCAGTATTTGTCATTCATGTCTCGCTATTGGTGGATCACTGGGCAACGTTCTTCTTATTCTTGCCATTATTCGGACACAAAGCATAAAGACTGTTTGTGGATTGCTGATATCAAACGTAGCAGTAGCCGACCTTGTGGTAACCTCAGTGGTAATGCCGATCattgtttttgctttaattCAAGGTTTCTTTCCTCAGCTTTGCTTATTTATTCCTGTCATGACCTTTGCAGTGATGGCAGCGTTGTTTTCTGCCACAGCTTCGATTTTAACGCTTACAACGCTTAGCATAGATCGTTGCTTCGCCATCTGCGATCCTCTCAAACACAAGATCTGGGTCACTTTTACAAAAGTCAAGATACTTATCGCCATAATATGGATTATTTCTCTGGTTCTTCCAATAACGGAAACGATAAATCCGGGGCTGTTACGTGCGTCAAGTATCCTCCAAACGGTAGGAGTTGGGCTGTGTTACGTTGCTATCATTATAAGCGGCATATTTACCATCCgaaaagtttgcaaaagttCCCTACACATGAGTGCTTTACACAATAACCAGGGACGAAACAACATGAATGCCGATTTGTATCAAAGAAACAAGCAAGTTGCTAAGACCGTTGCTTGGGTGATCTTGCTATTTTCATTGTGTTGGCTTCCCATATCGGTGGTTGTTAGCATTGACTATTCAAGAAGTAATGatcgaaaattatatttttggtgCGGAACTTTGGGGCTTGCTAACTCTGTTGTAACTCCTTGGGTGTATTTCTACAGGCAAGCAAACTATCGCCAGGCTTTGAAAAAGTTGATGGGGTGGGTATAA
- the LOC137979648 gene encoding uncharacterized protein, translated as MASFKKTRDMLFQSYDQGLISEDELIVLLEENTARNLEFNYASYDRFDLDVINNPECKANFRFEKHDLPVLAEALHLPQRFRCSQRTVADQMEGLCMLLKKMSYPCRYADMIPLFGRPVPEICMITNTVIDYLYDWHAHRITDWNNDILDPVHLQQYADAIHQRGAGLKNCFGFIDGTVRPICRPGQQQRIMYNGHKRIHSLKFQSLTLPNGLIANIFGPIEGKRHDAGMLADSNLLDQLEQYAFSPTGVPLCLYGDPAYPLRVHLQSPFKGAVLTPYMMAYNKSMSTVRTSVEWIFGDIIKSFKFLDFKNNLKIGLSTVGKMYIVCSLIRNALTCMYGNQSCEFFGLDPPLIQEYFS; from the exons ATGGCTTCCTTTAAAAAGACAAGAGATATGCTTTTTCAAAGCTACGATCAAGGATTGATTTCAGAGGATGAACTCATTGTTTTATTGGAAGAGAACACGGCtagaaatcttgaatttaacTACGCAAGTTACGATCGTTTTGATTTGGATGTCATCAATAATCCTGAATGCAAAGCAAACTTCAGGTTTGAAAAACATGATCTGCCAGTGTTAGCTGAGGCTCTTCATTTACCTCAACGATTCCGCTGTTCTCAGAGGACCGTGGCCGATCAAATGGAGGGTCTGTGTATGCTTCTGAAGAAGATGTCCTACCCTTGTAGATACGCAGACATGATTCCCTTGTTCGGGAGGCCAGTGCCTGAAATTTGTATGATTACAAACACTGTGATCGATTACCTGTACGATTGGCATGCCCACAGAATCACTGATTGGAACAATGACATCCTTGATCCAGTCCATCTTCAACAGTATGCTGATGCCATCCATCAACGTGGAGCTGGTTTGaaaaattgctttggttttataGACGGGACAGTTCGCCCCATATGCAGACCAGGACAACAACAGAGGATCATGTACAATGGACATAAAAGGATCCACTCTTTAAAGTTCCAATCGCTTACGCTGCCAAATGGGTTGATCGCCAACATATTTGGTCCAATAG aagGAAAACGACATGATGCAGGAATGCTGGCAGACTCAAATCTACTTGACCAACTAGAGCAATATGCTTTCTCCCCAACTGGAGTACCACTGTGCCTGTATGGGGACCCAGCATACCCCTTGAGGGTGCACCTGCAGTCACCCTTCAAGGGTGCAGTACTTACTCCTTACATGATGGCATACAACAAGTCCATGAGCACTGTAAGGACATCAGTTGAATGGATCTTTGGTGATATAATCAAGTCGTTCAAGTTCCTTGAtttcaagaacaatttaaaGATAGGTCTCAGCACAGTGGGAaaaatgtacattgtatgttCCTTGATCAGAAATGCCTTAACATGTATGTATGGCAATCAAAGCTGTGAATTCTTCGGTTTGGACCCACCTTTGATCCAGGAATATTTTTCttga